The following nucleotide sequence is from Candidatus Thermokryptus mobilis.
AAAAAAAATGGATATGACTTCGCATATCCTCCAAGGTTAAACCCTGACAGCGTCACAATCACAGGAGCTGAATCAATCCTTGAAAAAATACAAAACATCAAAACGGGGAAAATCATAATTGAAAAAGAACAAAAGTACGAAATTGTTAAACTCCCGCTTGTAAATCCGAACAAACGATTAATTACCTTAAGCAATGAAACAGTTGAAGTCATCTACTCGGTAGATCAAATTGCCGAGAGGGAATTCAATCTCCCAGTTCAAGTCATAAATTTGCCACAAGATAAAGAAGTCATTCTTTTCCCGCCCGAGATAAAAGTTGTGTTAAGAGGTGCCCTTTCATCGCTTGTTGAACTTGAATATAAACCCAACGAACAGGATAAGAACTTAAAAGCATTCGTTGATTACCGAGATGTGGTAAGCGATAAAACAGGTCTTGTAAAACCACAGGTGATAGTTCCAGAAAACTTTAAACTCATAAGTTTCAGCCCTGAGGGCTTAAGTTATATCATAAGGCAAAAGTAAAATTTAAATTGACG
It contains:
- a CDS encoding CdaR family protein encodes the protein MKNYVSLLVSFSFAFILWLVVNLNGEYEENFKAEILVKNIPTEKSLKSDYPENINLKVKGQGWKILPIYFFYHPKIIIDLANIQKNLNIRLVNNHRVMFILPSGVKVVSVEPETLSIELDKKATKKVPIVLDFEIKKNGYDFAYPPRLNPDSVTITGAESILEKIQNIKTGKIIIEKEQKYEIVKLPLVNPNKRLITLSNETVEVIYSVDQIAEREFNLPVQVINLPQDKEVILFPPEIKVVLRGALSSLVELEYKPNEQDKNLKAFVDYRDVVSDKTGLVKPQVIVPENFKLISFSPEGLSYIIRQK